From a region of the Qipengyuania spongiae genome:
- a CDS encoding conjugal transfer protein TraG N-terminal domain-containing protein — MVEIFTVGGGDYLVNVFQAVAAWTGNGGYKSLLQVVLVMGLGLSAITLAFNQDWRAWINWFLGATLIYSCLMVPRLDVHVTDRLNPSLAPANVSNVPLGLALMASFTSQVGDYLTGSAEVVFGLPGDLNYSKNGMIYGARLYDATRSLRISDPEFAANLDEHFRQCVFYDVLLGRYSMKELAETSDIWATIAPGSQARAQRFLTRDAGTGQVTSNIITCREAYDALNAQWAGLIDAMGTVFGRQLYPNQTAALAKAKLFADLPVAYQYLSGVSANATEIFKQTLTINAMSQAMHSMAATSGAGNVDVYAQTRADIQTERTYGSIASNAMKWVPLLNVVLTVLFYALFPVLFPLFLLPKTGPLALKGYVTGFFYLAAWGPLFVILHMMLMYKGAADMSAVAGGNGLSLASFTGMADVNSDIGLLAGYLIASVPFLAGGVAKGAMAISHHATSYLNPSQNAAEEAAREASTGNVSLGNTSFENSSVLTRQFAQGTIAPSFTYGAAQTRTFSDTGSMTTSFPEASYDQLPNSSYPFTPSLGQEFTSRLSTMASQARSNSESYANIASESTTSAVTQFRELRSQFSRGSAFESATGTSNSDSIQTAFNEVDQASTNLQRQFGLSRRAADDISTAWFLGGEAGASAGVTNGVASANVGLKGGGTRTWTDSDIGIASEDRSRIFGSLAQMSDSRNWSSTRDGFVRSVSTSSSSSISSTASGMNASLTEAQSYSREARRAEELANRLESQASFFEGNSAAGSLNLSQAYREWGLIEIERNRDFYGNVRFDDLSFQLSPEGQALQGKFIDSYAEQLRDGIEDRLVLTPEQPISRPSVTGPGSVRGRAQIGGRVSGNVPQVDPGTVHDEVLRVQDSGRQRIRGSRGRLDAATKGAQGASAESADEVKEW, encoded by the coding sequence ATGGTCGAGATTTTCACGGTTGGCGGCGGCGATTACCTGGTCAATGTCTTTCAGGCGGTCGCCGCCTGGACGGGGAATGGCGGTTACAAGAGCCTGCTCCAGGTCGTCCTCGTCATGGGACTTGGCCTGTCGGCCATTACGCTGGCGTTCAATCAGGACTGGCGCGCCTGGATCAACTGGTTCCTTGGCGCGACGCTGATCTATTCGTGCCTGATGGTGCCGCGGCTCGACGTCCATGTGACCGACCGGCTCAACCCCAGTCTTGCTCCGGCAAATGTCAGCAATGTGCCGCTGGGACTTGCGCTGATGGCGAGCTTCACGAGCCAGGTCGGCGACTACCTGACCGGCTCGGCCGAGGTGGTGTTCGGACTGCCGGGCGATCTCAACTATTCGAAGAACGGCATGATCTACGGCGCGAGGCTCTACGATGCTACGCGGTCCTTGCGCATTTCCGACCCGGAATTTGCCGCCAATCTCGACGAGCATTTCCGGCAATGTGTTTTCTACGACGTGCTGCTTGGCCGCTATTCGATGAAGGAGCTCGCCGAGACCAGCGACATCTGGGCGACCATTGCCCCCGGCAGCCAGGCGCGGGCCCAGCGCTTCCTGACCCGCGATGCGGGGACTGGGCAGGTCACCTCGAATATCATCACCTGCCGCGAAGCCTATGATGCGCTGAACGCGCAGTGGGCCGGGCTGATCGACGCAATGGGTACGGTCTTCGGACGCCAGCTCTATCCCAACCAGACCGCAGCGCTCGCCAAGGCCAAGCTGTTTGCCGACCTGCCAGTGGCCTATCAGTATCTCAGTGGAGTCTCCGCGAATGCAACCGAGATCTTCAAACAAACGCTGACGATCAACGCAATGAGCCAGGCCATGCATTCGATGGCGGCGACGAGCGGAGCGGGCAATGTCGATGTCTACGCCCAGACGCGCGCGGATATTCAGACCGAGCGGACTTATGGTTCGATCGCCAGCAACGCGATGAAGTGGGTGCCGCTCCTCAATGTCGTGCTGACCGTGCTCTTCTACGCCCTGTTTCCGGTCCTCTTCCCGCTGTTCCTGCTGCCCAAGACCGGGCCGCTGGCACTCAAAGGCTATGTGACAGGCTTCTTCTACCTGGCGGCATGGGGACCGCTGTTCGTGATCCTGCATATGATGCTAATGTACAAAGGTGCCGCGGACATGAGCGCGGTTGCCGGCGGCAATGGTCTCAGTCTTGCAAGCTTTACCGGCATGGCCGATGTGAACAGCGATATCGGGCTGCTGGCCGGCTATCTCATCGCCTCGGTGCCGTTCCTGGCCGGCGGTGTTGCCAAAGGGGCCATGGCGATTTCGCACCATGCGACGAGCTATCTCAATCCGAGCCAGAACGCTGCTGAGGAAGCGGCGCGCGAGGCAAGCACAGGCAACGTCTCGCTGGGCAATACCAGCTTCGAGAATTCAAGCGTTCTGACCCGTCAGTTCGCGCAAGGGACGATCGCGCCCAGCTTCACCTATGGTGCGGCGCAGACCCGAACATTCAGCGACACAGGATCGATGACGACGAGTTTCCCTGAAGCCAGCTACGACCAGCTGCCCAATTCGAGCTATCCCTTCACCCCCAGCCTCGGGCAGGAGTTCACCTCGCGCTTGTCGACTATGGCATCGCAGGCCCGCTCGAATAGCGAGAGCTATGCGAACATTGCTTCGGAATCGACCACGAGCGCCGTCACACAGTTCCGCGAGCTGCGCAGCCAATTCAGCCGCGGATCGGCTTTCGAGAGCGCAACCGGCACATCCAACTCCGATAGCATCCAGACCGCCTTCAACGAGGTCGACCAGGCATCGACAAACCTGCAGCGCCAGTTCGGCCTCTCACGAAGGGCCGCTGACGACATCTCGACAGCGTGGTTCCTCGGTGGCGAAGCCGGCGCCAGCGCTGGTGTCACGAACGGTGTGGCGTCTGCAAATGTCGGATTGAAAGGGGGCGGTACACGCACCTGGACCGACAGCGATATCGGCATCGCATCTGAGGATCGCTCTCGAATCTTCGGCAGCCTCGCCCAAATGTCGGACAGTAGGAACTGGTCGAGCACGCGCGATGGGTTTGTTCGCAGTGTCAGCACCTCGTCGAGTTCCTCGATCTCGTCGACCGCGAGCGGCATGAACGCTTCTCTAACCGAGGCCCAGAGTTACAGCCGCGAAGCACGCCGGGCTGAGGAACTGGCAAATCGCCTCGAAAGCCAGGCATCATTCTTTGAAGGCAATAGCGCCGCAGGCAGCCTCAACCTGTCACAGGCCTACCGCGAATGGGGGTTGATTGAGATCGAACGAAATCGCGATTTCTACGGCAATGTCCGGTTTGATGATCTGAGTTTCCAGCTCAGCCCGGAGGGCCAAGCCTTGCAGGGCAAGTTCATCGATAGCTACGCGGAACAGCTGCGCGACGGGATTGAGGACAGGCTCGTACTAACGCCAGAACAGCCCATCTCGCGCCCATCGGTCACAGGACCAGGATCTGTCCGTGGTCGTGCCCAAATCGGTGGAAGGGTCTCTGGAAACGTGCCGCAGGTGGACCCAGGCACTGTTCACGACGAAGTGCTGCGCGTTCAGGATTCCGGTCGCCAGCGGATCCGCGGATCCAGAGGCCGCCTTGATGCGGCTACCAAGGGTGCACAGGGTGCGAGCGCGGAGTCGGCAGATGAGGTGAAGGAATGGTGA